A region of the Bdellovibrio sp. ArHS genome:
CCCACGCCAAGGCCCCCCCATAACTTAAGCCCGCCACCGACACTTTCTGTTCGGGAAAATGTTCTTTGATGAATTTCGCCAGGACTTCGACTTGAACGGTGAAAAAAAGCTTATCCGAACTTAAATAGACATGGCTCAGGTTGGGAACTACGACGGTATAGGAGGTCGAGAGAGTTTCCGCCACGGATTCCCAATGATGAACACTTCCTCCATAACCATGAAGAAGAAGTAAAACAGGCCCCTGTCCGCGTTGTCGGAAAGTAATTTTATGAGACATCCTAGATTACTTATCGGTTAAGAAACCGATAAGGTGACTGGACTTAGGACTTACTCTTGTCTTTTTCTTCAGCTTTCTCGTTCAAAAGCATCGTGTCGTTGACGGCTTTGGATTCGATCTGCTTGTTGGTACGGAAACCCCGAATTTTTTTCGTCTGGTTTTCGGCGCGCTCCACTTGTTCTGTCAAGTCCACGGTGACATCACCAAAGCAGCGAACTTGACAGCTTAAACGGCGACCATCAATGAAGTGGCTGGTGCCGATAAGACTGAGCTCTGCTTTATTGGGAGGCAAAATATTGGCTTCACCTTCCTGAATACGTACGCGGCATTCCGCACAGGACGGAACACCTTTACAGATCGAACGAATTTCCAGGTGATTTTCAGTCGCAATTTGCAAGAGACTCTTATCCGGAGTTCCCTCGACTTCAATATTTTGCGGTAGAAACTTAATCTTCATAATTTACCTGCTTAGCGAACCACGATTTTCGCGAACTTCTTCTTACCTGCTTTGATTACGAAGCTTTCACCCGTTTTCAAATTCATTTTAAGCTTAGGATCGGAAATCTTCTCGCTGTCAATTTGCACGCCTCCACCTTGGATCAGGCGCGAACCTTCACCGTTGGAAGCGACAAGACCTGCTTTCGCCATCAATGCGGGAAGACCGATCTCGCCCGCTTCGGTAGCAAATTCAGGAACATCATCTGGAAGTCCTTTATCAACAAAGATGCGATGAAACTCTTCTTCCGCCGCATGGGCCGCCGCTTCCGAGTGGAAACGTTTGATAAGAAACTTCGCCAAATTCACTTTCACATCGCGCGGATGTTTGCGTTTTTCCGCAACATCCGTCTTTAACTGCGCCAATTGGTTGGCGGTAATATCTGTTAAAAGCTCGTACCAGCGATACATCAAATCGTCGGAAATTCGCATCGTCTTTCCGAACATGTCTTTGGGCGTATCGATAACGGAAATATAGTTATCCAACGACTTCGACATTTTATGAACGCCGTCGATACCTTCCAGAATTGGCATCGTAAGAATACATTGCGCTTCCTGGCCGTAAGATCCCTGCATGTCACGACCGACCAAAAGATTGAACTTCTGATCCGTCCCGCCCAATTCCACGTCAGCCTTCAAGGCCACCGAGTCATACCCTTGTGTCAAAGGGTACAGGAATTCATGAATACCGATCGGCGTGCCTGAACGATAACGTTTGGTAAAATCCTCACGCTCCAACATGCGCGCCACGGTGTACTGGGCTGACATTTTGATGAAATCCTGCGGAGTCATCTTGCCGATCCATGACGAGTTGTAAACAATCTCTGTCTTTTCAGGATCTAAAATTTTAAAAATCTGTTTCGCGTAAGTGCGACCATTTTCTTCGATCTCTTCACGCGTTAACATCGGTCGAGTGGTGTTCTTGCCGGAAGGGTCCCCGATCATCGCCGTGAAATCACCGATCAGAAAATAAACTTTGTGTCCTAATTCCTGGAATGTCCTTAGCTTATTGATGACCACCGTGTGACCGATATGAATATCCGGACGCGTGGGGTCCGCTCCCAACTTAATGTTCAGCGGCTTTCCTTTTTTCAGCTTCTTCAACATATCTTCGTCGTTGATGAACTCAGCGACACCGAATTTGATTCTTTCAAGCTGCTCACGAGGATCTAAAAAACTCATAGACTCAAAATCCTTTTTCTAGCGGGCGTGCTCAACACTTCGCGTTTCACGAACAACGGTCACCTTCACGGCCCCCGCTTGAGGCATTTCGCGCTCAATCTTACGAGCGATATCACGTGACAACATCACCGCCTGATCGTCCGTAACCTTGCTGCTTTCAACCAAGACCCGCACGTCTTTACCCGCCTGTAGAGCCAGAGTTTTTAGAACGCCGTCAAAGCTGTTGCCGATGCTTTCAAGGTCTTCCAAACGATGAATGAAGGAATCCATTTGTGGACGACGTGCCCCTGGACGAGAGCTGGAAAGAATAAACGCCGCATGGACGATCCACGCCAGAATAGAGTGCGGTTTTTCTTCTTCATCATGGGCACGAATCGCATGACAGACGTCTTCCGACTCGTTGTACTTCTTCGCAAATTCAGCACCGACGAACGCGTAACTGCCTTCGGCTGTGTGATCAATCGCTTTACCGATATTGTGCAATAGGCCCGCGCGGCGAGCGATCTTCACATTCACACCCATTTCGCCAGCAAGAAGACCGGCGATGTTGGCCACTTCCAAAGCTTGATTCAGGGCATTTTGTCCTTGGTAGGAACGGTATTTCAAACCGCCGATGATTTTCACCAGTTCAGGATGCATGTTGGCGATCCCCAACTCCATCACATGACGTTCGCCTTCTTCTTTGATTGATTTCATTAATTCCGAGCGCTGCTTTTCCACAACCTCTTCGATACGGGCCGGATGAACACGACCGTCTTCCATCAGTTTTTCAATTGTTCGGCGAGCCAATTCGCGGCGAACCGGATCGAAACCAGAAATAACCACGGCTTCCGGAGTGTCATCGACGATCAAGTCCACGCCACACAAAGCTTCCAGTGTACGGATGTTACGGCCTTCACGACCGATGATTTTCCCCTTCATTTCATCGTTTGGCAAAGCCAGCACACTCACGGTACGCTCAGAGGTGTATTCAGAGGCAAAACGAGACAGGGCCGTCGCCAAGATCCGTTTTGCTTTTTTATCAGCTTCTTTGTTGGCCTCTTCTTCGATCTGCGCGATTTTTTTCGAAGCTTCTTGTTTGGCTTCATCTTCCAAAGCGCCCAGAAGCTGGCGACGGGCTTCGTCCTGGCTCATGGCTGCGACCGACTCTAGCTTTTGCTTAAGTTCGCCGATATGGGCTTCGCCTTTTTTCTCAAGATCCTTAATACGATTTTCAGAGATCGCGATCTTTTCTTCGCGATCTTTCAATGTGTTTAGATAACGCTCGTTTTCTTCCATCTTTTGCTTGAACTGATCTTCGATTTCTTTCAAGCGACGGTCCAATTGCGATTCTTTATTTTTCAAAGTGGACTTTTGTTTGTGAATGTCAGCTTCGACATTCTTGCGAGCCCGGCCTTCAAAGTCTTTGGCTTTGGTCTCTGAATCCTTTTTGATTTTCGCGGCTTCAGACTTCGCCTTGTTCACGATTCTTTCAGCCTCAACCCGCGCAGACTTTTTCTTATTTTCATCCTGAACACGTTTGATGATGAAAACAATGGCTCCACCCAACAACAACGCAACTATGGCGGTGATTACTAACTCCATGATCCTTTACTCCTGATACTTCCTGCAATCGACCACACCAGTTTCCGTGATCAGGTAGTCCATGATCACATCGTGGGTTTCGGTCGGGATGGGGTCCACTGTCACTTGAAAGTCAAAACAGACGCCCACTTTCATCCCGCGGTACCAGGACAGGGTCTTATCGTAAAACCCTTTTCCCTTTCCCAGGCGATTGCCATTCTTATTAAAAACCAAACCGGGAATCAGCAGTCCCTGAATATCTTTGAGGTCTTGTGCCGTCGAATCTGGAGAGGGCTCCAGGACTCCGTAAGGGCCCACCATAAATGTGCGGGCATCAAAGAATTCCAGATGGCCTTCCCGCATGCGCGGAAAAACCCACTTCAGGTGAGAGATCTGAAAGACCTCTTCCACCTGTGCTTCTTCGGGCAGAGCTCTGTAAGCTCCCCAAACTCCATTTTGCGAATTTAAAAAATCCTGCAAAACAGAATTAAGCTGCTGCTGATTTTGAACAAGACCTTGCGCGAACTCTTGAGCGCAAAGAGATTTAAAGAAGGAACGACATTCCTTTTTAGAGCTCCAAGGAAACGACATGGACACTCCAAGAGATCAAAACAAAGTTAGTTGTTCAAAACCTTGTTGTTCTTGGAATTTTCTAGTTCGACGGAAAGTTGCATCGCTTTTTCTTCCAGCTTTTCCAGTTCACGATGCGCTTTTCTTTTCAAAAGGATCAGTTCTTCCGCCAAGTTCATCGCTGTCAAAACAGCGGCATTTTGGAAAGAACCGTTTTTAGTAACTGACATGGCCTGATTCATCTTATTATTTACAAATGTGACGAGCTCTTCGACTGTGGCATCGTCATGAGAGGTTTTTAATTTGTAAGGGACACCCGCAATTAGAAAATTGTAGGTTTTTTTATCAGATGTCACTAGCACCTCAATAGCTGCAGAATCTTGTTAGTACCGATGTTCTAAACCTTTTAAATTTCTAGAAAAATCCTAGATCAACACTAGAAAAAGTATATCCCTAACGGCCCGATATTCAACAGATTATTTTTTGGAACAGGTGCAAATAATGCCTAAATCCTTCTTCTTCTCACAACTTATCGAGCGCTTATTTGGCTTGTCGTCAAGCTCATAGTCGTCAACTTCCTTGAAGTTGCGCTTGTACGTGGCAACAACGCCGTTAAGCTTCGTGTCATTGTACGAATACTCATCAGATTTGATCGTCGCGTTGAGCAAAAAACTATTAATAATATCTTGTTTGGGATTAATTCGCTGATTTGCCGTCAGACCGACGTTGGTCACAACTCCCTTTTCGTCGACTTGCTGCAAAGTGAGCTCGGTTTCAACCTTTTTCCCACCAGAAAACTTCGTTCGCAAAATCAGGTTCATCGCCTGCTTTTCAGCATCCAAATAGTGAATCTTTCTTTGACGCAGTTGCGATTGCGAGGTCACGAACTTTTCATCAGCGATATCTTTGAGACGGTTCAGATCGACCTTAAAAGACAGTTGTTCATCCTGAAATTCGGGAAAACAACGCATCAGATTTTCATAAGAAACAGAGACTGGTTTGATTCCCTGGGCCCACAGCATCTGAGGCCCAAGAGCTATAATAAAACTTACTACAAGTCGCATGAAACCTTTTCCGTTAATTACATAGGTTCACAGCTTTCCGCAGAAGAACGATTACAGCCTTCCGCCGCATCGCTCGTGCAATACGAACGTGATTCTGTCTTCCATGTACGTGCCGTCGAACAGTCTTCTCCGTCCAGGCTAATGAAAGAACGAACCGCATTCAATGAAAATCCAAAGGTTGAAGCATTCTGGGACAGTTGACCAGTTTTCACGGTCACCGCCGCCTGGTTTTTTCCCTCGGCCTGGACTTTATACACTCCAGGGAAAACCGCGACAAAATCACCCGCGGTCATCGGCGCAGAGACCAGGTAGCGAGGATGCTTTGAAGCGATCACGTCGCCAGGGAAGGTGACCCACATTTCTTGAAAAGTCCCGTCATTGGCGAAATTGAAAAGGTCGCGCAAATCATTGGCGGACTTGGCTGAATTCCAAGCCTTGCAAATCGTGCGCGCACTGCTGGCCACGTCGCCATAAGCGTCAATTCGCGGGCAGACTTCATAAGTGAAGCGTTGAACGAAGTCGCGTTCCCAAAGTCCTGCTATATAAAGATCTCCGAAATTATCTTTATCCAAGCGGAAAAAATGACGGTTCATCGTAAACATCGTCAGATAAATTTTCTTTTGCTCAACCAAAGAAGTGAAGTCGCGATACACACGAATCCTCTGGCCCTTCACTTGTGCCGGAACGGTCACGCGCTCCAAATAAAGATTCGTCACTTGCCCTGCCGTGACCGTCACCAGGTCCGGATAAATACTGTTTTCAAAGCCAACGATGTACGTGCCCGGGGTCAATGCTTGCTGCTTATTCAAATCAAAATAAACGGCAGCATCACAGGCGCCACGTTGTTCAGTTTGGCAGCGCACGGCTTTCACCTTTTGAAAGAGCTGCTGACTGCCCGCCTGCCCGTTAACCTGCATCGCACCTAAAGATTGCGCCTGCGCCAGTCCCGCGAATAACAATGTCGAAATGGCCATCCACCACTTTTTCATAACTCTCTCCTTTAGAACCACTCGTCGCCAGGACGCTTATTGGAAATTGCTTTGCTGACTCGGGTATCCTGCCCATAGACATCATCGATAAAGCGCATGGAACCATCCTCGCCCTTTTCCACTGTCAAATACAGGAAGTACACCGGCATAGGTTTTTTCAGCGTCACCTTTTTATCGATCTCGCCCGGAATATAATTGTCGTTCAAAGGAACATAGTTCTGGATATCATAAAGACTCCAGCCCGGCTGATCCTGCAACAGATACGCAGCCAACTCTAATGGCTGTTCCAAACGAACGCAGCCCGAACTGCGATGACGTTTGCTTTCGCCGAAAAGATTTTTTTCGTTCGTATCATGCATGTAAATCGCCCAAGGATTTTGCAGAGGAAACTTTACGACACCCAACGCATTTTCAGGCCCCGGCAACTGGCGGATGTAATACACGAAATTGCGCGCTGTCATGCTTCGCCAATCAATAGTGGAAGGGTCCACCTGCTCGTCCGTGGCCTCTTCGATCAAGATCATATTATGCTTGCGCAAATAGTTCGGATCCTGTTTCAACAACGGCAGCTTATCCCTGATCGCAATACTGCGAGGCACAGTCCAATAAGGATTCAGATTCACGAAGGTGATTTGATCCCGCATCGAAGGTGTACGACGGAAAGCCTGACCATTGACGGTATTGAAGTGAAAAACTTTTCCGGAATCGTCAAACAGACGGAATTCTGTCGTCGCCAGATTCACGAAAATATGACGGGTTTCCAAATTTTTTGGCAACCAACGCAGCTTTTCCATATTCGCTTCGACCTGTGCGATTCTTTGCCCCGGTGTAAAATTCAAAGCTCTTAAAACCTCGGAACGCGTGCCAATAATACCATCCGAAGTCAAACCATTGGCCGACTGAAATTTTCTTAGGACGCTGTCAAATTCGCTGTCAAAGGTGTTCCCACCATTATTCGAAATGGCGTATCCCAACTGATTAAAGCGCGCGCGCAGTTGACTGATGACCGGATCCGTAACACCTAATTTCAAGGCAAATCCTGGAGAGTTGATTGTCGCCCAACCACCGCTGCTTTTTTGCGCCTTCAAAGTCGCCAAAATCGAAAGTAAATCTTTATAGCGAGGATGCGAAGGTGCGAACGCATCCAGATTCGCAACCAAAGAACCCGGACCGTAAGAGACCGCCGCATTCAACTCGGCAAATTCTGTGAACTCTTTTTTCTTAAACTTAATGTCAGTATCAATTAATTCGGGGTCAAAGCGCCCCGTAGACAGATGTGTAACATAGCGAACAAGAGCTTCTGACACCAAAAGTTCAAACGTAATCCACTGAACTGCGGGGTTCTTCGTTGTGGCCTGGAAGCCCTTTTCGATCTGCGCATCCCAATAGTCAGAAGGATTTAAACCATGCTTATCGGCGTTTAACAAAAGCTCTTTCAGAGCCAGGGCCATATTATTAGGACGACCTGACGAATCCACCCAAATAGCCTGGTAGCCTCTTACGGAATACAGTTTATCCAATCTGTCTGTGCGAAGTAGAAAGCTTCCCCACTTGGGGTTAATAATCGGATTCGTGCGAGCTCGAGTCACTTGATCCTGGATATAAGCCGGCTGGCTTTGCGCCCATGTCAATTGTGGAGCCATGGCGATTAAACTCATGCCCAATACAAATGACTTCGGAAGTATTCTCATCATCTTCATATAAACCCTCTTCGCTACATCCTTACTATCAAGTAGGATGCCAAGCGATGAGGCTTTTGACGGCAGGAAGGACGCGCAAAGAATTGACAGTGCGCCTAAAGCGTCACCAAAAATCTCGAAATGAGACAACCCAAATCGTTCGTTTCTTCTCTCTTTTAAATAGACACAGAAGAAGCGCTTTCAACCTCGGCGACGGCCACATTTGGTCACCTCGCAAAAAAAATCGACGCTGCTTTTGTGCGTAATTAAAAATATCCGCGTCCCAGACGATGTCACGCTTCTTGCTTAAGGGTTTGTTTCGACAACTAAGGTTTAATTGAAATTGTACGGAGGACGTTCATGACAAAGTTCAAAAGCCGCAGACTCTGCTCGGCCGTTTTAAGCGTTTTAATCGCCACCTCACCGGTGATCAGCCAAGCCCAAGCCCAGAGTGTGCAAACCCAATCGGCCAACGCGGCAGCAGTGGGAACAGAAAAGTCGCAGTTGAAAGTGGGACAGCGCTACTTCATTTCGGCTGACAATTTGAACGTGCGCAGCAGCAACGCCACTTCTGGCAACAACATCGTGGGTAAATTAAATACCAACGACGAAGTGGAAATCTATGATCTGCTGAATGAAGCAACACCTTTAGTACAGGTTAAAATCATCAAATCCGCCACCGTCAAAGCCGATGTGGCCCCTGAACTTTTTGTTTCGAAAGACTATCTTTCTGAAAAACAATTGTTAACAGCAGCATCCAAATACTTCGTCGTTCAGAACGTGGCGACGGAAATCACCCGCGTTTACGAGCGCTGCACTGAGACGCCTAGCTGCCCTCACAAACTGGTGCTCGAAACGGAAATGGTCGTAGGTCGCCCTGAAGAGGGAACCAAACAAGATCCTCACGCATTTAAAACCTGGCTGGGACATGCGAAAATTTCTGAATGGATCAAATTCTATCAGGATGGCCAAGCTCACTATCCTCACTGGTATCGCGCCGGTCAGGATCTAAAAACAATTCCTAAAGCCATAACCGATGGTGTGTCCAAGCTGGTTAATTCCCGCAAATGGATGGTCGACGACGGTCGCGGCGGAACAACTATCTATGGAGCTTTCGGCTGGTATGCCGCAAAAGTTTCGCCTGCAGACGAAATCAATGGAATGAACTATCAGTGGCTGCATGGAACTATCGGTTGGGGCCGAGACGGCTCTGAGTCCATCGAGTTGACTCGTGGATTCCTGATGAATCTTTTCTCGAACCCAGGTTCTGCCGGCTGTACACGCCTTGAAAACCGCGCCATCGCGTATTTGCGCAGTTTCTTGCCTGTGGGTACGGATATTTATCGTATCTACGCCCGTGAATCGACACGTGAAAAAGAAGTTATTTCGGGTTTCTTTAAAAAGAAAGTCACTCCACTTCCACGTTACGCGGATAAATATGAAAACCCAGGAAACTGGAACTACATCTTGTTAACAGATGGAGCGCAACAAAGCGGCGGTTTGACTGCGGACGCAAAAACCATTATCGACAAGGCCATTCCAGTTGTGACAAACTACAATTTGATTGAAGCCGGTAACTATCAATATGATCAGTATCCAAACGCAACGGCGTTGAACTATACCCGTACAGCCGCGTCTGGAAGAAGTGGTGACCGTTATAGAATTGATTCTGGTAAAAAAGAAGACGCTGGCAAAACCAATTTCCGCGGCTACTTCTTAGTGGACGAAGGTCGCCTTCTTGATTACTCTCACCCAGATTCACAAAGTACAAAAGGCGTGATCAAAGTAAGTGGCCTTGCTGACTTTAGAAACTCAGTCCCCGAGTTCTTGGCAACGACGGGCGCGCACAATCCTCCAGAGATTCAGTACCAAGCTGAACAGGAAAATGGAGTCGGAGGACGCTAAATGAATTATCCTGCCAGTGTATGTATGGTTGGCGCATCGGGGCTCGTGGGACACGAGCTCCTTTTGCTTTTAGGGATTCTGGATGAAATCTCCACCGTGAAGGCCATAACCCGGTCCCCGCTGGGACGACTGCCTGTCGGAATTGAAAATATTCTTCTGGATTTCAACAAACTATCAAGCTATTCGGAAGTTTTGAAAGCTGATATTTTCGTCTGCTGCCTGGGCAGCACGATCAAAAAAGCTGGCAGTCCTGAAATGTTCCGCCAGGTCGATTACGACTATGTGGTTGAATTCGCTAAAATCGCTGAAAAAGTCGGAGCACAAAAGCTTCTGGTCATTTCGGCGATGGGCGCCGATGCAAACTCTGCCATTTTCTATAATCGTGTCAAAGGTGAAATGGAAAACGAATTGCGGCAGTTAAAGATCCCTCAGATTGAAGTCTTCAGACCTTCTTTGATTTTAGGAGATCGCAAAGAACACCGTCGCGGCGAAGAGATCGCACAGAAAATCAGTCCTCTTCTAAAACCACTTCTGGTGGGACCGCTGAAAAAATATCGGCCGATCACGGCCCGGGATATCGCCAAAGCCATGGCCATCGCGATTCTAAACTTTCACCCGGGCTTTCATGTTTATCCTTCGAACAAAATTCAAGAGATCGCCGATCAAATTCAGTGAGCGGCGTTTTTCACAGTTTACTGAAATAAAGAATCCACAAACTCTTGCGACGAGAAGGTGCGCAGATCCTGGATTCTTTCGCCAACACCGATCAGCTTGATTGGAATTTGCAGTTCTTGCGCAAGACCCACGGCCACGCCACCCTTTGCCGTTCCATCCATTTTAGTCAGAACCGCACCCGTCAAGGTCAGCGCATTGTGAAATTCTTTGGCTTGCATTAGGGCGTTCTGACCCGAGTTGGCATCAAGAACGATTAAAGTTTCGTGCGGAGCTTCGGGGATGACCTTCGCCATCACACGCTTCATTTTTTTGATCTCTTCCATCAGGTTGGCTTGCGTGTGCAGGCGTCCCGCCGTATCCACAATCACCACATCATAGTTTTGTGCTTTTCCCTTCGCGACGGCATCAAAGGCCACGGCGCTGGGATCGGTCACTCCCTCTGGAGAAAAGATTTCGACTTGGGCGCGGTCCGTCCAGACCTTCAATTGACCGCCAGCGGCCGCCCGGAATGTGTCACCCGCCGCGACTAAAACTTTTTTACCCTGACTGGCCAACTGAGAAGATATTTTCCCGATCGAAGTGGTTTTTCCTGCACCATTCACTCCGACAATCATCAAAACCGTCGGTCCACTGTCGGCAAGTTTGATTTTTGCAAGAATACCCTGATCTGGTGAACCCGAATGAGAACCCGCGAAAATATTTTTGATTTCTTCTTTTAAAGCGGCGCGAACCGTGTCGTAATCGGCGCGCTCTTTTTTAGAAAGTTTGTCCTCTAACGCCGCCATCAATCTTTGCACCGTTGTTGGACCTAAATCGCTGGTGTAAAGAATCTCTTCAATTTCTTCCAGATGGGCTTTACCAGAGTCGGTTTTAAAAAGACTGCGGATACGACCGAATAAATTCTCTTCCGTTTTTCTTAAGGCTTCTTTTAAATCGACGGACGGAGCTTCGAGATCAGAGACAATCTGGCCTGTGGAATCCACATGCGCCAAGACGGCTTCTCTTTCCTCTTCCACGGTCGGCTCTGTCGGAAGGGGCATTTCTTTTTTGGCTTCATGGGGAAGTGCTTGGGACGGGCCGCGCGAACGTCGCCAAAAATTTAGAATGATGACGCCAAAAATAACGAAAAGAAGAAGACCTACAACGTAAAATAGAATTTCGATTTGTTGTGCATGTCCGGCTGACATCATAAAATCCTCCAACGGTCTGCGTTATGATGGTTCATGAAACCATCTTTTCTATCGCATTTTCATCTTGGAGACTAGATGAATCTAAAAGCTAGGCCGCGTCTTTTGGCTGCGGCCTAGCATTAAAAACAGGAGAGAACTTAGAATCCTGAAACATTCCCGACTTTGCGGTCTGCGGGTTCTTCCAACGGAAGGACATTTTCCATTTCAGTTTTGCGTTTAGCCGCTGCCATTTTTACGGGAGCTTTGAAGGTTTTAAAGGCTTTTGCATGGGACGCAGATAAAGATCGATTTACCGCTCCGACACCTTGAACCAGCGTGCGTAAATCAATCACCAAATCGGCCAAGGCCACAGCCTGAGCTGACATTTCCTCGGAAGAAGCCGCCACCTCTTCTGAAGAAGCTGCGTTGCCCTGGGTCGCCTGGTCCAACTGATTCATGGCTTTGGAAATCTGCTCCAGACCGCTGGCCTGCTCTTGGCTGGCCACGGAAATTTCGTTATTCAGATCTGCCACTTTTTTCACAGAATTAACGATGTCATTCAAAACAGTACCACTTTGGCTGGCAACCCGAGCACCGTTTTCACTCTTCGCCACGTTATCGTGAATCAGAGATGTGATGTCTTTTGCGGCAGCGGCACTTCTTTGCGCCAAATTTCTGACTGCCTCGGCAACCACTGCAAAACCTTTTCCTTGTTCCCCCGCACGAGCCGCTTCCACCGCTGCATTGAGGGCCAAAAGATTTGTCTGGAAAGCGATATCATCAATCACGGTGATGATTTCTTCGATTTGTTTGGAACCTTTGGCAATCTCTTCCATCGCGCCGATCAATTTGGTGATCTCACTTTCACCATGCTCTGCAGAATCTCTGGACTTCTGTGATAAAGCATTGGCCTCTTTGGCATGATCCGCATTCAACTTCACCATACTTGAAAGCTCCTCGATCGATGCCACGGTTTCTTCTAAAGACGCCGCGGCCTCGGAGGACCCTGAAGACAACTGTTGGCTGGCCGCTGATAGCTGGGTGCCCGAGGCCGATGTCTGATCCGCAGAGTTCGAAATTTCTCCACTGATTCGAGTCAAAGATTTGGCCAAAGACGTTGCAAAGATATAGCCCACAGATGTGGCCGCCAAAAAACCAACGGCAATCATAATTATTACCATCGTTTCACCACGCGCGGTGGTTTCCGCTGCCTGGACCTTGGCATTCTTTACGGCCTCTTCATGAAAAACTAAAAGGTCTGAAAGAGCCTCATCATGATTGCGACGAAGCAGAGGAATTTCACCATCCAAGATTTTGTCGACAGAAGCCTGGTCTCCTTTAAGAGCCGCGGCCATCAGCTTCTCGCCACCTTCGACAAACTTTTTCCAAGCGGCGTCCACTTTAGAAAAAAGCGCTTCTTCATTGGGAAGAAACGGAACTTCCAAATATTTTTTAGTAAGGGTGTCATTAATGACGACAGAGTCTTTAAACTCGTCGTACCACTTTGTCGCTTCCTGAGGAGTTTTTGCCAAGCTTGCGCGAAGAATTGTTCGATTCAGCTCTTGGGCACGATAGCGAATTCGACCAATGCTATTTACATTTGGCAAGTTCTGGTTGGCGATAATACTATAGACACCGACCACCGACCGATTGGATTGCCAACCAATACCCCCGACCACCAATAGCAACATGGATATTCCCACAAAAGCCCAAATCATCTTAGCTTTTAAGCTGAAGCGCGCAAACATACTTTCTTCCCCTACTTGAGTTTAGATTTTTTGAAGACGGTCAAATTCCACCAGTGGTGTATTTATACCGTAATGCGCAGAGGTTATCGGAGCGATCCTCAAATTCTTAAGCAGGTTGAAAAATATTATTTAAAAAATTCAGATATCTCGACCCGGAAAGCCACGGCGAGTTTGTGAAGGGTGTAGAGACTGGGCGAGTGATCCCCCGCTTCTAACCGCTGGTAGTTGCGGAGATCAAAGCCAAAATCTTCCATT
Encoded here:
- a CDS encoding nucleoside-diphosphate sugar epimerase; amino-acid sequence: MNYPASVCMVGASGLVGHELLLLLGILDEISTVKAITRSPLGRLPVGIENILLDFNKLSSYSEVLKADIFVCCLGSTIKKAGSPEMFRQVDYDYVVEFAKIAEKVGAQKLLVISAMGADANSAIFYNRVKGEMENELRQLKIPQIEVFRPSLILGDRKEHRRGEEIAQKISPLLKPLLVGPLKKYRPITARDIAKAMAIAILNFHPGFHVYPSNKIQEIADQIQ
- a CDS encoding L,D-transpeptidase, whose amino-acid sequence is MTKFKSRRLCSAVLSVLIATSPVISQAQAQSVQTQSANAAAVGTEKSQLKVGQRYFISADNLNVRSSNATSGNNIVGKLNTNDEVEIYDLLNEATPLVQVKIIKSATVKADVAPELFVSKDYLSEKQLLTAASKYFVVQNVATEITRVYERCTETPSCPHKLVLETEMVVGRPEEGTKQDPHAFKTWLGHAKISEWIKFYQDGQAHYPHWYRAGQDLKTIPKAITDGVSKLVNSRKWMVDDGRGGTTIYGAFGWYAAKVSPADEINGMNYQWLHGTIGWGRDGSESIELTRGFLMNLFSNPGSAGCTRLENRAIAYLRSFLPVGTDIYRIYARESTREKEVISGFFKKKVTPLPRYADKYENPGNWNYILLTDGAQQSGGLTADAKTIIDKAIPVVTNYNLIEAGNYQYDQYPNATALNYTRTAASGRSGDRYRIDSGKKEDAGKTNFRGYFLVDEGRLLDYSHPDSQSTKGVIKVSGLADFRNSVPEFLATTGAHNPPEIQYQAEQENGVGGR
- the ftsY gene encoding signal recognition particle-docking protein FtsY, with the translated sequence MMSAGHAQQIEILFYVVGLLLFVIFGVIILNFWRRSRGPSQALPHEAKKEMPLPTEPTVEEEREAVLAHVDSTGQIVSDLEAPSVDLKEALRKTEENLFGRIRSLFKTDSGKAHLEEIEEILYTSDLGPTTVQRLMAALEDKLSKKERADYDTVRAALKEEIKNIFAGSHSGSPDQGILAKIKLADSGPTVLMIVGVNGAGKTTSIGKISSQLASQGKKVLVAAGDTFRAAAGGQLKVWTDRAQVEIFSPEGVTDPSAVAFDAVAKGKAQNYDVVIVDTAGRLHTQANLMEEIKKMKRVMAKVIPEAPHETLIVLDANSGQNALMQAKEFHNALTLTGAVLTKMDGTAKGGVAVGLAQELQIPIKLIGVGERIQDLRTFSSQEFVDSLFQ
- a CDS encoding helix-turn-helix transcriptional regulator, whose protein sequence is MASIESKYQKLMLRIAENIKRIRKAKGLSQRKMEDFGFDLRNYQRLEAGDHSPSLYTLHKLAVAFRVEISEFFK
- a CDS encoding methyl-accepting chemotaxis protein, encoding MFARFSLKAKMIWAFVGISMLLLVVGGIGWQSNRSVVGVYSIIANQNLPNVNSIGRIRYRAQELNRTILRASLAKTPQEATKWYDEFKDSVVINDTLTKKYLEVPFLPNEEALFSKVDAAWKKFVEGGEKLMAAALKGDQASVDKILDGEIPLLRRNHDEALSDLLVFHEEAVKNAKVQAAETTARGETMVIIMIAVGFLAATSVGYIFATSLAKSLTRISGEISNSADQTSASGTQLSAASQQLSSGSSEAAASLEETVASIEELSSMVKLNADHAKEANALSQKSRDSAEHGESEITKLIGAMEEIAKGSKQIEEIITVIDDIAFQTNLLALNAAVEAARAGEQGKGFAVVAEAVRNLAQRSAAAAKDITSLIHDNVAKSENGARVASQSGTVLNDIVNSVKKVADLNNEISVASQEQASGLEQISKAMNQLDQATQGNAASSEEVAASSEEMSAQAVALADLVIDLRTLVQGVGAVNRSLSASHAKAFKTFKAPVKMAAAKRKTEMENVLPLEEPADRKVGNVSGF